The DNA region TTTAGACAAATTTTATGAAGTTGCTTATATTTGTGTAAGTGTAACCAATGTCTGTTACTGTGATACAGATATTGAGCTGCATTACGAAAGAAAATTCAAGGCTTTCTATTTTGCTTCCATGAACACCAAATAACAGTGAATAAACCAACTTCTGGCCAGTTGATTTCAGTTGAGTTCCAAAACAGCCCTACCCTGAAAAGACTCCCTGTACAGACTCTGTTGAGGGACCTGGCAGACTCTGTGAGCAAGTTATTCTTCAATGCAAGCATCACAGCGGCTCAGAATTTCAGGCATGTCCAACGGATTGTACTATCAACCAATTCGAGAAGTTGAGGCCAACTGCTTGCCTCAATTTCAAACATTTGACCGTCAGCCATACTACAATGATAGCAGCCAATCATCCAACAGCTACTTGGCTCAGAATTCCTATGAACGGTATTGCACTTTGGAGTCATCCTCAGCAAATTGTAGCTATGCTGTTCATAATTCCCCATCAACTATCAGTTTCTCACCCAATGGTAGCCCGATGTCTCAGCAAGATTCTCATTCATACCCTGCCGACCAACACTATTCCCCTGATAATACCTATGGCTCTCCAATAAGTGGGTCATGCATAACTGATGATGTAAATGATTTCAAGCACAAACTGAAAGAACTGGAAAATGTAATGCTGGGTCCTGATTGCAATTTTCTTGACAGCTATGATAGTTCCTTCCAGAATGGTATAAACAATACTTCACCAGAAATGGACAGCTGTAGACAAGTAATGGAAGCAATTTCTAATAGGAACTTAAAGCAGATCCTTATCTTCTGTGCAAAAGCAGTATCAGATAATGATCTGTTAATGGCACATTGGTTGATGGATGAATTACGTCAAATGGTGTCAGTTACTGGTGAACCAATTCAAAGGTTGGGAGCATACATGTTGGAAGGGCTTGTTGCGCGGCTGGCCTCTTCAGGGAGTACCATTTGCAAGGCATTGAAATGTAAAGAACCAGCAAGCGCTGAACTCCTCTCTTATATGCACATTCTTTATGAGGTTTGCCCTTACTTCAAATTTGGGTATATGTCTGCAAATGGAGCTATTGCAGAAGCCATGAAGGATGAAAAGAGAGTTCACATAATTGATTTCCAAATTGCTCAGGGGAGTCAATGGCTCACTTTAATCCAGGCTTTTGCATCTAGACCTGGTGGGCCACCCCACATCCGCATAACAGGTATCGATGATTCCATGTCAGCTTATGCTCGTGGAGGAGGTCTAACTATTGTGGGAAAGAGGCTATCTAAGCTTGCGGAGTCTTTTAAGGTGCCATTTGAGTTCCATGCTGCGGCCATGTCTGGTTGTGAGGTTCAGCTAGAAAATCTTGGGGTTCAAACAGGGGAAGCTCTGGCTGTGAACTTCGCTTTTATGCTACATCACATGCCAGATGAGAGTGTCAGCACCCAGAATCATCGGGACAGGCTGCTGAGGCTGGTCAAGAGCCTGTCTCCAAAGGTGGTTACCCTTGTTGAGCAAGAATCTAACACAAATACTGCTGCATTCTATCCGCGGTTCCTTGAAACGCTGAACTACTACACAGCTATGTTTGAGTCAATTGATGTGACCCTTCCAAGGGAGCACAAGGAGCGAATCAATGTTGAGCAGCACTGCTTGGCAAGGGAGGTGGTTAACATATTAGCATGTGAGGGGCCTGAGAGGGTGGAACGCCATGAGCTTCTTGGTAAGTGGAGGTCACGGTTCAAAATGGCGGGATTTACTCCTTACCCTTTAAGCTCCTTGGTGAACGCTACCATTAAAACAGTGCTGGAGAACTACTGTAACAAATATAGGCTTCAAGAACGAGATGGAGCTCTGTATCTTGGCTGGATGGACAGAGACTTGGTTGCTTCTTGTGCATGGAAGTGAAACTACAGAGCACAATTGAGACATTTTTTAGGAATCAGCATCGAAAACTGAAGTAGAACTTGTGCTTTTGTTGTGTTTTAACTGTGTCAACAGATCTAAAGAAGGTGCTGTCAACGTGTGTACTCTTCTATAAATCCAATTTGGCCATTTTCATTTAGACCAATTTAATGCcctgaaagttttttttttttttttttttttttttacaagatataatttctactctagcataatttaagtgtatatgtgcgCGAAGCTCCTTCCTGGAGATTTGAACCCCggctcttgccccccacaccccataagcatttatacttgtggagagAATGACATTCTGGTGCAATTGCAGAATTTAATCATCAATGTGCTTTGACATAAATTTATGtctttttcaagaaaataaaatattgatttgtgtatatgtgtgtgaagttcccttTTGGACACTTAAACTCGGcattgccccccacaccccataagcatttatacttgtcgAGAGAATGACATTCTAGTGCAATTGCAGAATTTAATCATCGATGTGCTTTGACATACATTTATGtctttttcaagaaaataaaatattgattttggaAGAAGTCATGAGCAAGAGGCGGGCTTCAATGAGTCAGCCCCCTCAACGTGCTTGAAACGGCTTCACTTGTGCTGATTAAATTATGAGTCATGACTGAATGTTTCTCTAAAACTAGCAAAGGGGAGATACGCGTGTTAGTCAAGTCACCGCATCATAAGCAAACCAATCCTAAGCATGTCTTTGGAAGTCAAGTCACCTTTACTTGTGCTGATTAAATTATGAGTCATGACTGAATGTTTCTCTAAAACTAGCAAAGGGGAAATACGCGTGTTAGTCAAGTCACCGCATCATAAGCAAACCAATCCTAAGCATGTTTTTGGAAGACCGTACGTAGTTGTGGAAACAATCAATTCACTCGCCGCACTTAGTTATGGAACAACTCACAGGCATTGCTTATGGCTTGTGCTTATAATCCTTGAAAGGCATTATGTATAGTTATTGTTAGATCAGTGATATACTGGAACTATCTTCCCTGTCAAGATACATAGCAACACACAATAAAAGCAGgagaagaaaaaacagaaaaattaaaaatatgcatCAATGTTATTAacaagaaaatactaaaaatatctattatatatattataaattcaGAAAAATTGTGTTGTACTGTTGTTATTTGACACATATTTTAAAACACCTGTTGGTGCTCTTCTAGCATTCCCATAAGCTACACGTCCATCCCAATCCATGGGAATAAACATCATCCATACAGGCTCTGACTTGCCGCAACCAGACACAGCATCATGAATTAGCTTTGGACAGGTTCTGGATTTGGCGTTTGTCGCTCGTTTATATTTGTCTCAATCCCTGGCTTGCCATTCATTTCTGATTTAGTTCTACTACGCTTGCCATTCAGTTCCTCATCCTCAGATTTAGTGCTTGCCTCACCATTATGGGCTGTTGTATGAACATTTGATCCAGCTGTATTATGGGTAACAATCCTTGCAGGAGGCATGTCGTGGTCATGTTGTCCCTCATATGTAGTTATAACCACTTTTGGATCATGGGATGCCCTCTCGACGTGTTTTTTAACAGGGCATCCAGAATTTGAGCATCTGTAGTAACTCCTGCATAACCCGATTGCAAAACTGGAGTCAGCATAAAACTTGATTGCAAAGTATTATCACTAATTTACCTATATTTTCACATTTGATTTATCACTAATCCACCCTTATATTCAAAAGAAAGGGCAACTTTCTATGACTAACAGCATTGGAACTAAAGGTGCTAATTTTGAAACCATCCAAGAATGACCTAAtctttggggaaaaaaaaaagttcaacaaAAACACTTTCCAGTAAGTCAAAGAGGATTACAAACCCAAAATACCAAAGAAGCTCTAATAGCAAACAACCATAAAGAAGCCATTAGGTTCACAGCCCTCTCTGAAAGACACGCCAAAGAAGACAACCAATCAAAACCACAAGCAAGATATTAAATTGGAGAGAGCTTGCAGATACTATAGTGGCCTGAATTTGCGGCTGCCCCATTCTAAAAGAGACTAGTATTCTAAAATGTCCATAATCTTATCCTTCTAATCTTTCAACCAAGGCATGATAAATTACTCGTTAAGAAATGAAAATTACAATAGAGGAAATTAATGGGGTGTTATATCAATCCAACAAAAAAGGATTACCAACTATATCTCTGCTCCTGCCAAGATATTTGCATGATATACATTAGTTGTGACGATATCAGTTGTAACAATCACAGTGACAAGAGTTTTAAATTTCCAATAATCCAAAACCCATGAGCAGAAAGGCAAACCACATTGACAAGATCTTCAATTTCCAGTAATCCAAAATCTACAAGCAGGAATTATTTAAAGAGTCTGAAACTGTATATAAACATTGAAATTGTTAGTTACCTCGGGTTTGGATTGCCTTTCACCATTTTCTGCCCATATTTGCGCCAGCGGTAGCCATCATTTACAATATCAACCTCACTCAAAGTCTGAACAACAGAACGTGGTTCACCACTAGGCTTCTCCACTGAAACAGCAACATTACACTCTTCTTTTTTCCTGtttaataatttcaatttttggcaGTTCAAAAGAGTTAGCTCAAATATCTACTAGTAGACAAGAAATTTGAAGTAGCTAGTTCATTAACATACCGTCTTTTTGAGTCTAGATCATCATCAGCAACAACCTCATTCCTTATCCTACTTTTTTGTGAAAGTGCACCTTTCACATCATCACTTACTGCAACTGTTGAACACCGAGATGGAGAGGTATCTACTGGCTTCATTTGATGAGGTGTCTGGCCATACTCAACCAATGATTTGTCTTCAAAATACAAGGTCACAAAATAAATCAAGCACTTTTTCATTAATGGAACAAAACTAGATATTGAAGATATAAGTTTCTTTCTCACCTATCGCACCAATTGAAGAAGGCTCATTTGGTTTTTCATCTACGACGGACAAGGCTAAACCAACAGATCCAGGGGCAATAAGTTCAGGTTTGGGATGAACATGCTGACCAAAGTAGGTAGCATCAATAATCTGCCCCCCATGTGTCCGTTCCAGTTGCTTTTTCACCAGACACCTTGAATGCGTACATTTGTAATAACTCCGTATAAATTCATTTCCTTTAACAAGTTTCTGTCCATATTTCCGCCAATTATATCCATCTTCTGTCACCACTTTCTCACGTATTACAGGTGGTGTGCTTCCTTCCTGACCCGATTGTGATGCAAGGTTACTAGGATCACGGGCCTGTGATCCTTTCTCAGAAATTATAGAGGAAGGACTTTGTTCTTGATCTGATTGACTTGTCTGAACTGCAGCATCAGGTGCCTGTGAAGCTTTCTCAGGAATTGACGAGGGAGTGCTTGCTTCTTGATCTGATTGTTTTGCTTGAAGTCCATCATCAGGTATCTGATCCAATGCAATTCGACCATCAGAGCTCTGTCTATGCTGCATTTTATCTGAAGCACCTTCATCTGGTGCACATTCCCCCGAAGAAATCATGTGAATCTGATAATTGCTAGTGGAAACAGAAGAGCTCAATTTAACTCAGGATGTCCTTACTGTGATTGAAATCCCACATGCTACCATTTGTTCAGACCTGAAAAGATtccataaaaaagaaacttacataAACAATAACATATTAATAACTTGCAATGAGGCCCAATTGGAAATTATACTAACCACACAAATAATGGAAGATGGCTTGTATTCATAACTCATGTCATCCTTTTAGAATTTCATTCTTAAGAAAGTAAAATCTTCCAATTATACCATTCCAATTCATATGATTTTGCTTTGTAAAGAACTAAGTAATTTGAGTATAAACCGCACAAGATTATAAATATCATACAAGTAACTACAATCAATAAGAAGTTTCATATAGTAGGAATGCAATAACATTGAACAAATCATATTCTTCAAATTTATCATGTAGAACCGCAAACAACCAACAaaaaagccttagtcccaaaacttTCAACTTCAAGTTACTTATGGATTCTCAACAGACTAATTGAATTCAGTCACATCCACTAATTCATCCTATCAAGTCCAGGATGGCCCAGCTGCGCCAAGTAAAAGAATAGAAGAAGCATCTGACTCCTTCATGTATGCTCCATTTGGCTCGGGGggatatattatattatttgtcGCCTCTGTAATTAACAtgtcttttttaacttttctacCTAGATTAGATTAGATTGTTTTAAGTCTTCCACTACCAAGGACCCATCATCGTccatttataataaaatgactaaaatttaTAGTGACAATCGTCCTAACGCGACCCTCCTCCTTACTGTTTGCAACGTTAACGCACCAAAGTAACGAAAATTGTACAATTATTCACTAGTCTCTTGcccacacatacatacatacaacaACTACCAAAAACCATAATTCCCACATATGTTAACCAATTTAGCAACAATTACTTGAGCAACAAGAATTCagaatcttctctctctctctctctctctctcacacacacacacatatatatatcaactaCCAAGAACTGAAAATAAACTAACCCTGCGTTTAGCTGCtgagaaaacaaaggaaaaaaacagaacaaaatGGTAATTCACGGCAGCTTAGACAAACAGTCCTAATAGCCTCGGTCAATTCTATCATTTTTCTCAGCAGCCCAACAAAAGTTGGTACAATTAATTAACGCAGAAGGAACAGACAAACCTACCCCCCGTTTGGGTGCTGAGAATTTTCTCTGCAGCCAGCCAAACAAAGTTCATACAAGAAGCAAGATAACCCCACTGTTTGGCAGGTGAGAAACGGAAACGaaagttaaaaatttgttaaagaaaaagaaagataattcAAACGGTGTTTAGATAAATTTTAGTCCAACTAGTGAGCTGCTCTAACAGTCAAATCAGATGCCTCAAGTCCAAATTCAATTAGCAGCCAAACAAATTAAAGAGCTCCGACAAACAAAaggagtgtgtgtgtgtgtctgtgtctGTGTCTGTGTCTCAGATATGCAGAAGAATTAAAGACGTAGTAGTAACTAGTAAGTAACAAGATACAatcaaacttttcttttcttttctattactattactattatagtctatactactactactactactacggTACCTTCGTCTCCTCGTCCTCGGAGTTCTAAACCAACTACTGCAATTCCTGATCAGCTGCTCCAATTCCACGTGCAACCGTCTCTTCTCTttgactttctttcttttcttttttcttttataacttTAATTTAATCACTGCCGTCGATCATCAGGTCTCTCGGGATTCTAACCGTCGATTGTGTGGGGTCCAGTTACAGATTgagatggagagaaaaaaaagaaagaggtttCCAATTCTAATCCCAAAAATATCGAGTTGGGAttggggaggaggaggagaagatgAGCGAGCGGAGTAGGAGAATTATTGTCTGTGGCCACGACACGTTCTGTGCTCTCTTTTTACATCTTTGCGCTTCGATATGGATGGTAGTAATAAATACACTACTCAAACATATGCTTTTTGGTCCTTCAATGTTTCTGAATTTTCATTTTcgcctccttcttcttcttcttcttcttcttcttttttttttttttttttttttttaatgtttagtcttgtttttatATTGGCTTGTCGTTATTTCCATTAATTATTTAAGTGTCTTCATATTTAACTATTTCCTGAAATACTATTTTTGAaatgttgtaattttattattgtAAGCAACAAATCAATTATGGACAATCATACTAATGGAAATGGGCAACGGTAATTCTAATAcatgaaaagttaaaataaaaaattttgaaacgtagaggacaaaaaaagaaaaaaaagaaatatatattccTAAACGTCAAGAGTCAAAAGTATATTTTAGTCGAATAAAAGCTAGTAGTAAGGGGATGAGCGGCTTTAGTTTAGGGTCACAATTATGTACATATTGAAAACCGGGGAGGAAATTGCAAAGAAAATTTGATGCAAAGTTGGATCATATCAATCCTAGATGTGTGCTCTGCAAAAATGAACCAACACCAAGTGTGCACCTTTTCCTTGAATGTCCCATAGCTAGAGCTATATGGCTATCCGCTTTGCTGGGGGTTCAGATTTGATACAAGCCTGCTTCCCTCCATTGGAAGCTTTGTCAAGAACCTGGTCACGATCAATGGCTTATCTCCCTTAATATGGCTCTCACTGTGGACGAGAATTAGTGTTTGAGGAATCACATTACTTCCAAGGGGGGCACATAGATATTCCCTAGTCAATCCACAATATTCAAACCAAGTTCCTTGAATACTCCAAGATGGTGTCAGCTATAGCCATCCCTGCATCTTTAAACCTCCCTGTGTGGACTCCTCATACTTTGGGTTAGGTCAAAATCAACGCCAATGCTGCTTTGTCAGTCTCAAGATCAACATTGCCTACTATTGCTAGATGCCGTAGAGGCGAGGTAATTAGAGTGTGCGGCACAAGTAGTCTCTTTTGCTCTTCCCTCCAAGTTGAAACAGTTGCCCTCCAATAGGCAGTTGAAATTGTAGTTTGGGAGCATTGGCAACAAGTCATCTTCGAAGGTGATGCCACGGCCTTTTTTTATCCTCTATCCTCACCTAATATGCTCCCTGATTGGTCTATCAGTATTATAGACACCTCATCTTGTACATGTTAATAACCTTCGATCCCTGGCCTCAATGATAAGCTTGACATACGTCAACCAAGGGTAATTAAAAAGTTCTTAATAGTTCAtaggtaatcacaactcaagagGGAAGAGCAAAAGAGACTACCTTTAAACATAACTTTTGAGAAATTCAAACTTGACCA from Castanea sativa cultivar Marrone di Chiusa Pesio chromosome 6, ASM4071231v1 includes:
- the LOC142637969 gene encoding scarecrow-like protein 21 encodes the protein MQASQRLRISGMSNGLYYQPIREVEANCLPQFQTFDRQPYYNDSSQSSNSYLAQNSYERYCTLESSSANCSYAVHNSPSTISFSPNGSPMSQQDSHSYPADQHYSPDNTYGSPISGSCITDDVNDFKHKLKELENVMLGPDCNFLDSYDSSFQNGINNTSPEMDSCRQVMEAISNRNLKQILIFCAKAVSDNDLLMAHWLMDELRQMVSVTGEPIQRLGAYMLEGLVARLASSGSTICKALKCKEPASAELLSYMHILYEVCPYFKFGYMSANGAIAEAMKDEKRVHIIDFQIAQGSQWLTLIQAFASRPGGPPHIRITGIDDSMSAYARGGGLTIVGKRLSKLAESFKVPFEFHAAAMSGCEVQLENLGVQTGEALAVNFAFMLHHMPDESVSTQNHRDRLLRLVKSLSPKVVTLVEQESNTNTAAFYPRFLETLNYYTAMFESIDVTLPREHKERINVEQHCLAREVVNILACEGPERVERHELLGKWRSRFKMAGFTPYPLSSLVNATIKTVLENYCNKYRLQERDGALYLGWMDRDLVASCAWK
- the LOC142641208 gene encoding WRKY transcription factor 1, which encodes MISSGECAPDEGASDKMQHRQSSDGRIALDQIPDDGLQAKQSDQEASTPSSIPEKASQAPDAAVQTSQSDQEQSPSSIISEKGSQARDPSNLASQSGQEGSTPPVIREKVVTEDGYNWRKYGQKLVKGNEFIRSYYKCTHSRCLVKKQLERTHGGQIIDATYFGQHVHPKPELIAPGSVGLALSVVDEKPNEPSSIGAIDKSLVEYGQTPHQMKPVDTSPSRCSTVAVSDDVKGALSQKSRIRNEVVADDDLDSKRRKKEECNVAVSVEKPSGEPRSVVQTLSEVDIVNDGYRWRKYGQKMVKGNPNPRSYYRCSNSGCPVKKHVERASHDPKVVITTYEGQHDHDMPPARIVTHNTAGSNVHTTAHNGEASTKSEDEELNGKRSRTKSEMNGKPGIETNINERQTPNPEPVQS